Genomic DNA from Macadamia integrifolia cultivar HAES 741 chromosome 6, SCU_Mint_v3, whole genome shotgun sequence:
AAGTGCCTAATGGGACTCTTACTATAGCCACAATacatttgtcttttttttttttttgttttttttgttttttgttttttttaatccctGCTAAGGATGAGAGGAGGGTGTCTTATGAAACAAATGTGAAATAGGAGTCAATCACTTGACCTCCTTGGGGCATGCACTCTATTGGCAAACCACTGACCAGCTAAGCAAGCAATTTAAAGAGCAAATCAGGTTCTCATACGAGACTGTGGTGAATACATAGATTCCACTAAGCCCATAAAACAATATaattagaagagagagagagagagagagagaatgaagtcCACGTGTTCATCACTGGCCTATACTAGAATATTCTTATACGAGACCTGATCCGAACTGATCGGCAACTTATGTACATAACTTTTATTTATCCAGGTTTATTGATAAAACAGATTCACCATGAAACGTAAAATTGACTTTCCCTTCAATCCATGATCAGTATATTTATCTAGGTCTTAATGAGGTTAGTGATtttacaatgccaaggcaaacccaaacccaaacccaactcAAAATTGTGTTCAGCCCAGCCCTTAGGGCTAGACTTTTGTTGGGTTCTATCCGGGGTTGATTTCTTTTCAGCCGACCGACCTAAATTTCAAACCCAACTTTTGGGCAAGGGTAAGAATAAAGTCACCCTATTCTGTCACCCCAACCTTTTTAAGGTTAAGGTAATTGCTCCACGCCTCCACCGACCATTACCTGTGGCATCTAACTTAAAGCGCCTTCTACCCTTTCCCAAAAGCACAATAAGGTTAGTCCTCATTAGACCCACAGAGATTGACTCTACAAACCCTTATACTAGGCCCATCAGACCAAGGAATATGAAGGACACCACTCACCCAATTAATCCAAGTTCAAAAGTGGCTGGATTCTTTGTTAATAAGAATTTTAGTATTTCTTCTGGCGACGCGACTTTTGTGGTTCGCACATCACATGTTGATCGGTCGATTTTTCATAGTTGGTAAGGCCATGCATGCAGTCATTTTTGTGGTAAGAAACTAAGATtcaatcatctgatacaatGATCTATTAGATCATGTCTCTAAGGAACCTCTTCGCCCATGGTGAGTCAATGATCTATTAAAGAGAAtctcttctcttatttctctatCAAATAAGATAATTCAAATATTCATTACCGCTAAGCATGACAAATGGTGGTAATGGATAACTAATATATtttatctcaaaaaaaaaaaaaatatttgaaccaTAAGAAAAGTGAATGTCATCATTAAGGCACTGTTTAATAACGTTTTTACTGTTTCTATGTCTTAAAATAGCAGAAACGGATTTTTAtatttctcgaaacaaaaacggattttttggtgttcgATATATCTGTTTCTGGAAaagttttttgcagacataatgtcactaaaaactccaatagtatcatcggatgcccaaaagggagagaaagttcggttgcctctttttaagtttaaatagttgagataTTTATCaagcacaacaaccttttttttctctcaaattcgtttctagaacttgttttgtcaaaatcgtttttaaaattgtaaataggcataaattttgatttatgtttttagaaacgggtgaaatggaACAATTTTATTAAACGCGGAAACATGAAAACACAAAAATGGCAGAAAtggaacgttatcaaacggtgcctaactCTTTCCCTTAATTATTCAACCATagatgaaaagattctctaTTCACTAATCATGATAACCTAATATGTTAAGGCAACCAAAGTCcactctttttattattttttccctaAATGCAAAACCCAATATTTCTTTGCGAGAGCGGATCAAATCCTCATACGAGAATAAGACTAATCTATACAGATAGAATCTACCCGACAACTAATTTTATGATAGATTTCATATATATGGATCAATCCAAACGAAAAAACTTGATCCACACTCCTTCGTGCTAAAAGTTAAAAATGTCACCGatatggtaggggtgtcaagaCCTAGCCTGGACCGATAAACTTGACCGATAAaacccaaatcgaaccaaatcaaTCCTTATTTGATTGATTTTAGACTGAGGTATATTGGGACCGGCTGAaaatcgatccaaaccgaaccgaccaataaccaaaccaaatgaaactaataaaaaaaatgattatgagattataaattggtgaattgactatctattttcacaatattagtgagaaagctttttattgtaaggggaattgttacaaatcatttaatattaggttatgaatagagaaattgatttgtgaATTGTAATAATGTCTCCatggattttcttcttcactatacaaactagttggatagttaaatgaatgattaggGATAATAGGGttcttttgtgatttcaatattagttatcttcttagtaatttgttatccattggtttcaatattagtttctttacaatgataaaccatgatttaatcataaatttaaagtatttttttcattaaatcttgtcactataaattatgaatataagatttcattatggttcaagttCAATAATAAATAGATCTAAACTGacattaacccgatattgaaaaatcaaaataaatcaaaatcaaatcgaaccaaaaccaaaaccaactgaAAACCAAAAAGTTctttaacggattggttttgatctctctcattttttaatCGAAATCGATTCAACTTtaccgaaatcaaaccaaatcgatCGATTGATATCCTTACCATACACCATACAGGGTAACCTTTATCAACAATCAACAAGCCACATCGTATTACAAAAAACAGCAGGAGCCGACATCCTGGTTTTGCTTGCACAGATCCCAAGATGTTGGGAATCATCCTAACTGTATCCGTTATCCTACAAATGTACACGTGGCAGATGGCACGAACGCCTAGGTCTGGACTGTTTCCAATGCTCACACAGTTCAAGATCCACACATAGGTCGGGCCCCACCCAAGAAAAGGCTTACCAGTCTACTCATGATTTTACCAATCGGTTTGATCGATTCATTGTCGATAATATTTTGTATCGGGAAGGGCCGATATCCATTCTTAGCCGATTCTATATCTGTATAATCCGTACGAATTAACTGTCAAAAAAGGTAATAAAATCGGTATTGGGAATTACCGATACAATATCGGATACCGATTACTAAATCGTTTTTTGATTCTACCACGAGCATGggctctcactctctcttccaTTTCTGCTGCAACAGTCTTAACTGAAAAGCAGGAGTCGTTATCGCAAAGCTCTCTCTATCGTCACTTTTCCTCAACTCCAACCTCTATAAACTATAAAAaagctctcttcttctctcattttctaCCGAAAGCTCCCATTTCTAAAACCTTCTTTAGAATCTTGCTCTTGAGGTAGCTGATCAACTTCTGCAACGATATGGCAAAGGATCCAATCAGGGTTCTCGTCACCGGCGCCGCTGGTAACGCACATTCTCTGATCTTTTTTCTCATAGAGATATTAAGGTTCTTTTCCTTGGAATGGAGAAATCTTAAATAATGTTTGTTTCCTAAGGATTTTGTTTTGGAATTTGGATGTCTTGATATGGAGGCCTTCGTTTAGATTCCCTGTTTCATTTGATTTCATATATATAcagacacagagagagagagagagagagagagagagagacaggagAGTGGTTCTGCATACTAGTCTAGACTCTAGAATTGTTGCTATTGCAATTTCTTTCTAATGGATTCTATGGATCCAAGGGATGATCTGAAAACGATTCAGAAGCTTCTGGTCGTCTCCATTTGTCTTAATCTCTTTCAGATTATCCTCAAACATATATCGAGTTTCAGGAGCGTTTTGAAAGAACCTTTGAGGGTCCTTGTCACTGGTGCTGCAGGTATGTTCTATTCATAGCTTGCAAagggataagaaaaaaaaattccttcctttcttttccctctcttactTAAATGTTACCCCTTTGGTGTCCTGGTCTGGAAATGTTGCTTAAACACCCCTAGGGCTTAGAAGGAATCTAATCAAATAGATTGAGTGGTGGGTAATAATTCTAGTAAGGGTAGTGGTTGATTTGTGCAACAAGTGCTTGTTTGCTGCATCAAGTTAGTTTGTAAATTAGTTCATTTTCCATTCTTGATTATTTGATTTCAATGATCCTTTTTTAAAATATGAAGTATCATGAATATCCTGTTGGCTTACAGGGCAAATAGGCTATGCTCTTGTTCCTATGATTGCTAGAGGGATAATGTTGGGTCCAGATCAGCCTGTTATTCTGCATATGCTTGATATTGAACCTGCCATGGAAGCCTTGAATGGGGTGAAAATGGAGTTGATCGATGCGGCGCTTCCTCTCCTCAAAGGTTTGCTTCTTTTATCTGAGAGATGATTAAAAGAATTTTAACTATACCTCTCTCTTTCATGTATGTGTGGTTGAACAGGTGTTGTTGCCACCACAAATGCTGTTGAAGCTTGTAAAGATGTCAACATAGCAATTATGGTTGGAGGGTTTCCTAGGAAAGAGGGAATGGAAAGGAAAGATGTTATGTCAAAAAATGTATCCATCTACAAAGCTCAAGCTTCAGCCCTGGAGAAGCATGCAGCTCCAACCTGCAAGGTGAAATAGTTTCCCTAAATGTTTCTTCATTATAATGCATTTGATTCTTTGGATGTGGTAGAAGGGAATGGTGGAACAATTTATATATTCTGTTTCTCCTCGCAGGTGCTAGTTGTTGCCAATCCAGCCAACACAAATGCACTCATCCTTAAGGAATTTGCCCCTTCAATCCCTGAGAAGAATATCACTTGTCTTACGCGGCTTGATCATAACAGGGCTCTTGGCCAAATCTCAGAGAGGATTAAAGTAGATGTCAGTTCCGTGAAAAATGTCATCATATGGGGTAACCATTCTTCAACACAATATCCTGATGTGAATCATGCCACTGTCATCACTGACAGTGCAGAGAAATCTGTTAGAGAACTTGTTGCTGATGATAAATGGTAACTCAATTTTAATCTTCTCATTTCTTGACTTATAAGAATTTCCCCATTCAATGATCAATTTGGAAATTCCCAAGTTAAAAGGCAGGCTGTTCATTGCCTTGTAATCTTAAGAAATGTAGGCATCCTACTCCTTTGGTATCTTGGGTGGCCtatcctttatttcttcttctctctgtttcACTGAATATCatctgtttctctttttttttttcaaggctGAACACTCAGTTCATCACCACCATTCAGCAGCGTGGTGCAGCCATTATCAAAGCCCGAAAGCTGTCAAGTGCATTGTCTGCTGCCAGTGCTGCCTGTGATCATATACGTGATTGGGTTCTTGGCACCCCTAAGGTAAACTCTCCTTGACTAAAGTAGCAAGTGTTACTGTTTCCTATCATTGTTATGAGCTTTCTTTCTATTCATTTAACTGTTCCTTTCATCTATCATCTAGGGGACTTGGGTCTCCATGGGTGTGTACTCAGATGGGTCTTATGGGATCCCGTCTGGCCTCATCTACTCTTTCCCTGTTACTTGTGAGAAAGGAGAATGGTCAATTGTGCAGGGTACGTTACTCTGAACCCATACAAGCATTTCATACTTAATTCTGCTCTAGTCTTGCAAACAGTGAAAGCACCTAATAACAACTCAAGTTAAGTTAAGAGTAGattttcattttcccttttataaGGTTTGATTTCAAATTATGGCCTACATTCTTTCATTGATATGGCAGGTCTAAAGATCGATGAATTTTCAAGAGCAAAGATGGATGCCACAGCAAAAGAACTTGTTGAGGAGAAATCTTTGGCTCATTCATGCCTCAGTTGATAATGCAAAACTCTTTACTTTCCATTAGaaacaaagaggaagagaaaaataaaagaggaacaaATGGGATATCAGGTCCTCCAATTTAGTTAAAATGTTTGGTCTAAGTTGCCTCCCTTGTTTTATGTAATCCATACTGAATTTTGTGATCTACGGATTTTTTCTGTCTAATTCACCAAGGATGTCTTATTGCCTTACCATTGATACATTCTTATGCAACTTATTAGATGAAGACTGGATTTGTAGCTCTCCTGCCAAAGATAAAGACTGGAACTGACTGCAACAGGCAGTGATTATCCCATGGAAGCTCTCACGGACTGCCTCTGATTACAGTTAGATTGAAAAAAGTGCTGGAGGCACCACACGTGATTATAATCAATCAATCTGTAATTTTTGAAGTTTATGAACCAACCATTGGTAAAACCAGGCATTCACTACTGGAATCCTTGACATTTTATCTTCTTGATGACCATACAGGTCAAGCTTTGAAGGTACTCTTAGGAGCAAAACTACAATAAAGACAACTAATGAGAGATTGATcgatcttttccttttttggtagaGAGATTGTTCGATCTATGATAGGAGAATAGTAATTGAACGACGACAAAATTGGGTATGAAAAAAAAGGTCTTTATATATTACCAAAAATAGATGAGGTGCTAAAAAGAGTAAATTTGGGCCATTGAGTCCTACACATACATGATAATGCCCTCCTAGCTAGGGAGTCAACCACACACTTAATCTCCTTAAGAATATAGGGAAAAGAACAACTACTAGCTTTTGATCATCAGTTTCCATGATCAAATTGTCTACTCCTTTTGCAATACTATGAAGTAATCCTGCTCGCACAACTGGAGCTTCTACTGAGAGATCCAGAGCCAAAACAATATGCATTACAAGTTATTTGAGAGGAGAGATGAGAAGATCACTTAATCATCAGGGCCAGGCTTGGCCCGTGCCAGGCATATGGCCCAGACCAACTTGCAgacagccccccccccccccatctgTAGGTCTGAAACTTATAAGGTGTGACAGAGGTTGAACGTGGATCACACAGAACCCACCCAATATCGTTTCATTCAGcataaatttaagaaaaagaagagggagcATGCAACGGTCCAATCATTCAAACGGTTCAAGGTTTTGAGGAATGAAGGAAAATGGAGGTGACTCTTAACAAAAAGcccatctctttttctctaatataTTGCTTGCCAACCTTCTTTTGTGGCTTTGTTAAATCTTTTCAACTGAAAACCAACATTATACAGTTTCACTGAAGAACCAATCCGTATGTTACAATTTGAAGTGTACATgcactacattttttttttttttc
This window encodes:
- the LOC122081728 gene encoding malate dehydrogenase-like isoform X1, which produces MDSMDPRDDLKTIQKLLVVSICLNLFQIILKHISSFRSVLKEPLRVLVTGAAGQIGYALVPMIARGIMLGPDQPVILHMLDIEPAMEALNGVKMELIDAALPLLKGVVATTNAVEACKDVNIAIMVGGFPRKEGMERKDVMSKNVSIYKAQASALEKHAAPTCKVLVVANPANTNALILKEFAPSIPEKNITCLTRLDHNRALGQISERIKVDVSSVKNVIIWGNHSSTQYPDVNHATVITDSAEKSVRELVADDKWLNTQFITTIQQRGAAIIKARKLSSALSAASAACDHIRDWVLGTPKGTWVSMGVYSDGSYGIPSGLIYSFPVTCEKGEWSIVQGLKIDEFSRAKMDATAKELVEEKSLAHSCLS
- the LOC122081728 gene encoding malate dehydrogenase-like isoform X2; the protein is MAKDPIRVLVTGAAGQIGYALVPMIARGIMLGPDQPVILHMLDIEPAMEALNGVKMELIDAALPLLKGVVATTNAVEACKDVNIAIMVGGFPRKEGMERKDVMSKNVSIYKAQASALEKHAAPTCKVLVVANPANTNALILKEFAPSIPEKNITCLTRLDHNRALGQISERIKVDVSSVKNVIIWGNHSSTQYPDVNHATVITDSAEKSVRELVADDKWLNTQFITTIQQRGAAIIKARKLSSALSAASAACDHIRDWVLGTPKGTWVSMGVYSDGSYGIPSGLIYSFPVTCEKGEWSIVQGLKIDEFSRAKMDATAKELVEEKSLAHSCLS